In Priestia megaterium NBRC 15308 = ATCC 14581, the following proteins share a genomic window:
- a CDS encoding DUF58 domain-containing protein, whose protein sequence is MKQYIKVIWNKCRDWFVLFCIFAATFSYAMFQGGFVSWFLFYSFLPFGLYAAAVLLYPLKKWNVTRDVKLQPRFAGDHLSYDIHITRSSGFPVYMAAVKEESNLLDQEERTIYPLFQRNAIIPYERSFVERGEYEFFTLSIELSDLLGIVKKKAYYPLQQRFIVYPQIHEIDIPFLLAGIEEGKNEVSAGNQSTTLVTGIREYQPGDRLGSIDWKATARKATLISKEFGHYHERSMIIIADVISSLYFEERMSFLASMLIHEETKRKKIDFLLAGDALFSPKASEQSETDNLLYHLARAQPINNRVFETEFKGIAIQKQHSFMVIVSQVTGTLIGQVQSKLSLHAKASIIVVKDEGAGLSDEETVIVNGIQSSALTIEVVNIPLPLSSKGSEGGNK, encoded by the coding sequence ATGAAACAGTATATAAAAGTCATATGGAATAAATGTAGAGACTGGTTCGTTTTATTCTGCATCTTTGCTGCTACGTTTTCGTACGCGATGTTTCAAGGGGGCTTTGTCAGCTGGTTTTTATTTTATAGCTTCTTACCTTTTGGATTATATGCGGCAGCAGTTTTGCTTTATCCGTTAAAGAAGTGGAATGTTACTCGTGATGTGAAGCTACAGCCTCGATTCGCTGGAGATCATCTTTCGTATGACATTCACATTACACGCTCCTCGGGTTTTCCTGTTTATATGGCAGCAGTGAAAGAGGAGAGTAACCTTTTAGATCAAGAAGAAAGAACAATTTATCCGCTTTTTCAACGAAACGCTATTATTCCGTATGAAAGATCGTTTGTAGAAAGAGGAGAATATGAATTTTTTACGCTTTCGATTGAATTGAGTGATTTATTAGGAATTGTAAAAAAGAAGGCCTATTATCCGCTGCAGCAGCGGTTTATCGTGTATCCTCAAATCCATGAGATAGATATCCCGTTTCTTTTAGCAGGAATAGAAGAAGGGAAAAATGAAGTTTCCGCTGGAAATCAATCTACTACGTTAGTGACAGGCATTAGAGAATACCAGCCGGGTGACCGATTAGGATCTATCGATTGGAAGGCGACGGCTCGTAAAGCTACGTTGATTTCTAAAGAGTTCGGTCATTATCATGAACGGAGTATGATTATCATTGCAGATGTTATCAGCTCTCTATACTTTGAAGAACGAATGAGCTTTCTGGCATCCATGCTCATTCATGAAGAAACCAAGCGTAAAAAAATCGATTTTCTTTTAGCTGGAGATGCACTTTTTTCACCAAAAGCCTCTGAACAAAGTGAGACTGATAACCTGTTGTATCACTTAGCGCGTGCACAGCCTATTAACAACCGAGTATTCGAAACAGAATTTAAGGGTATTGCCATTCAAAAGCAGCATTCTTTTATGGTCATTGTCAGTCAAGTTACAGGAACTCTCATTGGGCAGGTTCAATCTAAGCTGAGTCTGCATGCTAAGGCATCAATAATTGTCGTTAAAGATGAAGGAGCAGGGCTTAGTGACGAAGAGACGGTTATTGTTAATGGAATACAATCTTCTGCTTTAACGATTGAAGTCGTTAATATTCCTCTTCCTCTATCATCTAAAGGAAGTGAGGGCGGAAATAAGTGA
- a CDS encoding SLC13 family permease: protein MTMEMILALGILVLMIVMIMSDKFAFGAPPILACLLLVVCGLSTVQEAFAGFVNPSVIMVAGFMVVMAGLMKTSLIGRVQSSMLALVNRGGYKSYVLLIVVIMLGASFPGAGATGYYVLILSLISTIPYNKKMPTSKLMMPLGFATNHPLVPFNVALFYGVTVSVLETAGYTGGLSMSKFAVVNFILALGFLAWALIAYRLLPDHPITEAEASGFDEVAATTEMGTMPAWKEYSTIVAFMVSVVGMMLMNVLGNAAFVIPGLMGAFLLIINVLDFREVRDNMVAPVIIMMAGVIGVADALANSGFTAMIGDTVANALGTNINPFLLIFIFAILTSTCATFTGSNMGSVYIFAPIAIATSISLGLNPAAAAIAVVVSGWNGGFMPIDGMPAMILGMGRYKLPQFWLFSVPMYLIRIFALCVGAIVMFPVS, encoded by the coding sequence ATGACAATGGAAATGATTCTTGCACTAGGTATTCTGGTTCTGATGATTGTAATGATTATGTCAGATAAATTTGCCTTTGGCGCACCACCAATCCTGGCCTGTCTTTTGTTAGTAGTCTGTGGTCTGTCCACTGTTCAAGAGGCTTTCGCAGGTTTTGTGAACCCAAGCGTTATTATGGTCGCTGGCTTTATGGTTGTTATGGCGGGCCTCATGAAGACTAGCCTAATTGGTAGGGTTCAGTCCTCAATGCTCGCTTTGGTAAATAGGGGCGGTTATAAGAGTTATGTTCTTTTGATTGTGGTCATTATGCTTGGTGCCAGTTTTCCTGGTGCCGGTGCCACTGGTTACTATGTACTGATCTTATCTTTGATATCTACTATTCCTTACAATAAAAAAATGCCAACGTCCAAGCTGATGATGCCTTTGGGTTTTGCTACTAATCACCCTTTAGTTCCTTTTAATGTAGCACTCTTCTATGGGGTTACTGTTAGCGTACTCGAAACGGCAGGTTATACCGGTGGACTGTCTATGTCAAAATTTGCTGTAGTGAATTTCATCTTGGCTCTTGGTTTCTTGGCATGGGCCTTGATTGCGTATCGCCTCCTACCGGATCATCCAATAACGGAAGCAGAAGCTTCTGGATTTGATGAGGTGGCAGCTACGACTGAGATGGGGACTATGCCTGCATGGAAAGAATACAGCACTATCGTTGCATTTATGGTCAGTGTTGTTGGAATGATGCTTATGAATGTATTAGGCAATGCTGCCTTTGTCATCCCTGGTCTTATGGGAGCATTTTTACTAATCATCAATGTGCTTGACTTTAGGGAAGTTCGAGATAATATGGTTGCACCTGTAATTATTATGATGGCTGGTGTTATCGGCGTTGCTGACGCTTTAGCCAACTCTGGATTTACAGCTATGATTGGAGATACTGTGGCGAATGCATTGGGTACCAACATCAATCCATTCCTGCTTATCTTTATCTTCGCCATTCTAACTAGTACTTGTGCTACTTTTACTGGTTCAAATATGGGTTCTGTATACATCTTTGCCCCGATCGCTATTGCAACCAGCATTAGTTTGGGACTGAATCCTGCTGCTGCCGCAATTGCAGTTGTAGTATCTGGATGGAACGGCGGATTCATGCCAATCGATGGTATGCCAGCTATGATTTTAGGTATGGGTAGATATAAACTTCCACAGTTTTGGTTGTTCTCAGTACCTATGTACCTAATTCGTATCTTTGCTCTATGTGTAGGTGCTATCGTTATGTTCCCTGTAAGCTAA
- a CDS encoding transglutaminase TgpA family protein, with translation MNKSALYVKNILLYAGAFFLLVEWLLPLNEVTDTNQIQYFILFVAYCFLCLTFRLPFIVMTLGSILFILFSLHNLYFQGAFFSSDWLPRLLEILQSDAQSIMEWDIANLSFEMRSTLFFVLLWIMAYLIRYWIFYQKRIFFFFFLTILYITVLDTFSTYDARAAIIRVTIIGFLLVAMLRINPERIKAAGTERLENRKRSFLFLGSFLAIVIVLAYLAPKPGPQWPDPVPFITAHTTNQGQGESASGQRIGYDMDDSKLGGSFVNDDTVVFTAKVEDEHYWRIETKDVYTGKGWELSKEEEKLPFKGNENLLPQYDSSVAGQVRKAEVTYSQPSVHLMHVPQLLSLTLKNGIQTDVTPTNEKLYPYQNDKLVTVQSYEMTYKYPVFDIGLLQQAEEKKAESLENNNEFIARYTQLPANLPKRVKDLAREVTKNKNNRYEKAKAVEEYFRSNPYVYDTENVPIPTKNKDYVDQFLFDTKRGYCDNFSTSMVVLLRSLDIPARWVKGYTEGDATVISGSSKWTTYEITQNNAHSWVEVYFPGAGWVPFEPTKSFSNPYDFVDSQPNNSSENSQREEEKQETQVKEQPKEKELPAQEERAKEKTASLQNAKLSMKWKVLFCGLIVVMLIVIYLNRFKWFLPFYISFYKKKESVETFESAYAFLLKRLAANGLKRQESQTLRDFAGEVDEKLNTVNMLKLTEKYERVLYRNADSIKEWKESIELWENLIKKTSS, from the coding sequence GTGAATAAATCAGCTTTGTATGTAAAAAACATCTTATTGTACGCGGGAGCATTCTTTTTATTAGTGGAATGGCTTCTTCCTTTAAATGAAGTGACGGATACCAATCAAATTCAGTACTTTATCTTGTTTGTTGCTTACTGTTTTTTGTGTTTAACGTTTCGATTGCCGTTTATTGTGATGACGTTAGGGAGTATATTGTTTATTTTGTTTTCGCTTCACAATCTCTATTTCCAAGGAGCTTTCTTTTCTTCAGACTGGCTTCCGAGACTTTTGGAGATTCTTCAGTCAGATGCACAAAGTATCATGGAGTGGGATATAGCGAATTTATCATTTGAAATGAGGAGCACTTTATTTTTTGTGCTGCTTTGGATTATGGCTTATTTAATTCGATATTGGATCTTTTATCAAAAAAGAATTTTCTTCTTTTTCTTCTTAACCATTTTGTATATTACCGTGTTGGATACCTTTTCTACTTACGATGCGAGAGCTGCTATTATTCGTGTGACGATTATCGGATTTTTATTAGTAGCCATGCTTCGCATAAATCCTGAACGCATAAAAGCTGCGGGCACTGAGCGTTTAGAAAATAGAAAACGATCGTTTCTTTTTCTAGGCAGCTTTTTAGCTATCGTCATTGTGCTGGCTTATCTCGCTCCTAAACCAGGGCCGCAGTGGCCAGATCCCGTACCTTTTATCACAGCGCATACAACAAATCAAGGACAGGGAGAATCTGCAAGCGGTCAACGAATTGGCTATGATATGGACGATTCTAAATTGGGGGGATCGTTTGTCAATGATGATACGGTTGTGTTTACAGCCAAAGTAGAGGATGAGCACTATTGGCGTATTGAAACGAAGGATGTTTATACAGGTAAGGGGTGGGAGCTGTCTAAAGAGGAAGAAAAATTACCCTTTAAAGGAAATGAAAACTTACTCCCTCAATATGACTCAAGTGTAGCAGGACAAGTAAGAAAAGCAGAAGTTACCTATTCGCAGCCTTCTGTTCATCTTATGCATGTTCCTCAACTGCTGTCGCTAACCTTAAAAAATGGCATTCAAACCGATGTTACACCGACAAATGAAAAATTATATCCTTATCAAAATGACAAGCTTGTTACTGTTCAATCGTATGAGATGACGTATAAATATCCTGTATTTGATATTGGACTTCTTCAGCAAGCAGAGGAAAAAAAGGCAGAGAGTTTAGAGAATAATAACGAATTTATAGCAAGGTATACACAACTTCCTGCTAACTTGCCGAAACGAGTAAAGGATTTAGCTCGTGAGGTAACAAAAAATAAGAACAATCGTTATGAAAAAGCGAAAGCCGTTGAAGAATACTTCCGATCAAATCCATATGTATATGATACTGAAAATGTTCCAATTCCTACGAAAAATAAAGATTATGTGGATCAATTTTTATTTGATACAAAAAGAGGGTACTGTGATAACTTCTCTACTTCTATGGTTGTACTGCTTCGATCATTAGATATTCCTGCTCGGTGGGTAAAGGGCTATACAGAAGGTGATGCCACCGTCATTTCAGGAAGTAGTAAGTGGACAACCTATGAAATCACACAAAATAATGCTCATTCTTGGGTCGAAGTCTATTTTCCAGGAGCGGGTTGGGTACCTTTTGAACCAACAAAAAGTTTTTCTAATCCTTATGATTTTGTAGATAGCCAACCTAACAACTCTAGTGAAAATAGTCAAAGGGAAGAAGAGAAACAAGAAACGCAAGTGAAGGAGCAGCCTAAGGAAAAAGAGCTTCCGGCACAAGAAGAAAGAGCGAAAGAAAAAACAGCTTCTCTTCAAAATGCTAAGTTGTCTATGAAGTGGAAAGTGCTTTTCTGCGGACTGATTGTAGTTATGTTGATAGTAATATATCTCAATCGATTTAAATGGTTTTTACCTTTTTATATCTCTTTTTATAAAAAGAAAGAGAGTGTGGAAACCTTTGAATCAGCGTATGCTTTTTTACTTAAAAGACTCGCTGCAAATGGACTAAAGCGGCAAGAAAGTCAGACGCTGCGCGACTTTGCAGGAGAAGTAGATGAAAAATTAAATACGGTAAATATGCTAAAATTAACGGAAAAATATGAGCGGGTTTTGTATCGAAATGCAGATTCCATAAAAGAATGGAAAGAGTCGATTGAATTGTGGGAAAATTTAATCAAAAAAACGAGTTCTTGA
- a CDS encoding sialidase family protein encodes MSNNKIVINESIPNGKLYHDVYTNIDFSLIPSGPFPTAHAPTITKLDNGDLLCAWFAGSFEGSPDISIVLSKFNHESQEWNEPEIVSQDDTRSEQNPSFFHAPDQSVWLIYTSQEGRQPDKDNMQFTSIIKYQKTYDNGESWTEPEVLFSQPGTFVRQSIQVLRNGRWIFSTWVCEDSELGLTNDPTVFQLSDDEGQTWKEVRMPESNGRVHANVIELEDDHLVAFMRSRFADYIYRSESKDNGDSWTVPQQTTLPNNNASISAIKLHNDAIAIAYNANATNNPEVGKVAWPGLRNPVVVSVSEDGGNTWPLGRIIEHAEGFIGAENKTNNSQFEYPTIYQDTEGLLHLVYAYKNRLCVKYTSFSVADIYGDKRENESVYNPTSGEIG; translated from the coding sequence ATGAGTAATAACAAGATAGTGATTAATGAGTCCATTCCAAACGGTAAATTATATCATGATGTTTATACAAATATTGATTTTTCTTTAATTCCATCCGGTCCTTTCCCAACCGCACATGCCCCAACTATTACTAAGTTAGACAATGGAGATTTATTATGTGCATGGTTTGCAGGCTCATTTGAGGGAAGCCCTGATATTTCAATTGTATTATCAAAATTTAATCATGAATCTCAAGAGTGGAATGAGCCGGAAATTGTCTCGCAGGATGACACACGTAGCGAGCAAAACCCATCATTTTTTCACGCACCTGATCAATCGGTGTGGTTAATCTATACTTCCCAAGAAGGTCGACAACCAGATAAAGATAATATGCAGTTTACGTCCATTATTAAATATCAGAAAACTTACGACAATGGCGAAAGCTGGACTGAACCAGAAGTATTATTTAGCCAGCCTGGTACATTTGTACGACAATCGATTCAAGTATTAAGAAATGGTAGATGGATTTTTAGCACGTGGGTATGTGAAGATTCCGAGTTAGGTCTTACAAACGATCCTACAGTATTTCAACTATCAGATGATGAAGGACAAACATGGAAAGAAGTACGCATGCCTGAAAGTAACGGAAGAGTACATGCCAATGTTATCGAATTAGAAGATGATCATTTAGTGGCATTTATGAGAAGTAGGTTTGCAGATTATATTTATAGAAGCGAGTCAAAGGATAACGGAGATTCTTGGACAGTGCCTCAGCAAACAACTCTACCAAATAATAATGCAAGTATCAGTGCAATCAAACTTCATAACGATGCAATTGCCATCGCTTATAATGCAAACGCTACCAATAATCCTGAAGTTGGTAAGGTAGCATGGCCTGGATTAAGAAACCCAGTTGTAGTTTCAGTGTCTGAAGATGGCGGAAATACTTGGCCACTTGGTCGAATTATTGAACACGCAGAAGGTTTCATTGGAGCAGAGAACAAAACGAATAATTCACAATTTGAATATCCTACAATTTATCAAGATACGGAAGGACTTTTACATTTAGTATATGCGTATAAGAATAGACTATGTGTGAAATATACTAGTTTTTCAGTAGCAGATATATATGGTGACAAACGCGAAAATGAGAGTGTTTACAATCCTACATCTGGAGAAATCGGTTAG
- a CDS encoding SDR family NAD(P)-dependent oxidoreductase, whose translation MLLEGKVAIVSGSSRGIGKSIALTLAKNGASLVIIGTNTKLLTEVANEVQSMGRQCAVHLGDVTNPETATLAAEKTMSLFNKIDILVNNAGINMRSSTLDLKLDDWQKVLDVNLNGNLYFSKAVLPYMIERNYGKIVNVSSSTAKSGHKNAAPSYGASKAGVDYLTRHLALEMSGHNIYVNGVSPGPIETDMIKQWTEEYHQNVISNVPLKKLGTPQNVADVVLFLASSMSDFITGETINVNGGTYMN comes from the coding sequence ATGTTATTGGAAGGGAAAGTCGCAATTGTATCAGGTTCTAGTAGAGGCATTGGAAAGAGTATTGCTTTAACGTTAGCGAAAAACGGTGCCTCCCTCGTCATCATTGGGACAAACACCAAGTTATTGACCGAGGTGGCTAACGAAGTTCAATCCATGGGAAGGCAGTGTGCTGTTCATTTAGGGGATGTAACAAATCCAGAAACAGCGACATTGGCAGCTGAGAAGACGATGAGTCTTTTTAATAAAATTGATATTTTAGTTAATAATGCTGGCATAAATATGCGCAGTTCCACGTTAGATCTGAAATTGGATGATTGGCAAAAAGTTCTGGATGTCAATTTGAATGGGAATTTATATTTTAGCAAAGCTGTTTTGCCTTATATGATTGAGAGAAATTATGGGAAAATTGTAAACGTCAGTTCCTCTACTGCTAAATCAGGTCATAAAAATGCTGCCCCTTCCTATGGAGCCTCTAAGGCAGGAGTTGATTACTTGACGAGACACCTCGCCTTGGAGATGTCAGGACATAACATCTATGTTAATGGAGTTTCACCTGGGCCTATCGAAACAGACATGATTAAACAGTGGACTGAGGAGTATCACCAAAATGTAATTTCAAATGTCCCTCTTAAGAAATTAGGTACTCCACAAAATGTTGCCGATGTAGTGTTATTTTTGGCTTCATCAATGTCTGACTTTATCACTGGTGAAACAATTAATGTTAATGGTGGTACATACATGAATTAG
- a CDS encoding alpha/beta hydrolase, producing MEKQLPKVKPLCPPGRSPRYEDVPFAEVTLDNGDPYTLKMDIYQDLNQKTPGPCIIYYFGGGWMYGEYKQVTQKAVYFRELIRLVEQGFTVVSPAYRLASQSVFPACIHDCKGVVRFLKANSKLYHIDPERIGVLGNSAGGHLAAMVAMSANCSEMEGDVGGNQEYTSAVRAATIFYAPADLVALLRNDANEAIKNLSGTEVDNAGKSMDNVITEILGYTEPGKSLIDLNQLLESGDTEDLDWKYIELAKRCSPISYVSANCPPMMILHGGKDPLVPIDQSESLYKALVSSNADAMYFSFSQANHGPTMGDEADQVAYQFLKNRL from the coding sequence ATGGAAAAACAGTTACCTAAAGTAAAACCGTTATGTCCACCAGGTCGTTCGCCAAGATACGAAGATGTTCCCTTTGCGGAGGTAACCTTGGATAATGGGGACCCATACACTCTGAAAATGGATATCTATCAAGATCTTAATCAAAAAACGCCGGGTCCATGTATTATTTACTATTTCGGAGGGGGATGGATGTATGGGGAATATAAGCAGGTCACTCAAAAAGCAGTATATTTTCGGGAACTTATAAGGTTGGTCGAGCAAGGATTTACTGTTGTATCTCCAGCTTATCGTTTGGCTAGTCAGTCTGTTTTTCCAGCGTGTATCCATGACTGCAAGGGAGTTGTACGATTTTTAAAGGCGAATTCAAAGTTATACCATATCGATCCTGAACGGATTGGAGTATTGGGGAACTCTGCCGGTGGACACCTAGCCGCAATGGTCGCAATGAGCGCAAATTGCAGTGAAATGGAAGGCGATGTCGGTGGTAACCAAGAATATACGAGTGCAGTAAGGGCAGCAACCATTTTTTATGCTCCAGCCGACCTAGTAGCACTCCTCAGAAACGACGCAAATGAAGCAATAAAGAATTTGTCTGGCACAGAAGTCGATAATGCAGGCAAATCCATGGATAATGTGATAACCGAAATTCTTGGATATACTGAACCTGGCAAATCGTTAATAGACCTGAATCAATTGCTAGAGAGTGGGGATACGGAAGATTTAGATTGGAAATATATAGAGTTGGCGAAAAGGTGTAGTCCTATTAGTTATGTAAGTGCCAATTGTCCACCGATGATGATTTTGCACGGTGGGAAAGATCCTCTCGTTCCTATTGACCAAAGCGAAAGTCTTTATAAAGCTCTAGTATCTTCTAATGCGGATGCGATGTATTTTTCGTTTTCCCAGGCAAATCATGGTCCAACGATGGGAGATGAAGCTGATCAAGTGGCATATCAGTTCTTGAAAAACAGATTGTAA
- a CDS encoding AAA family ATPase: MIQLDHINNKLNQVLENIDHIVIGKRQVSTLSLVALLAEGHILLEDVPGVGKTMLVKALAKSIDAEFKRIQFTPDLLPSDVTGVSIYSPKDMEFHFRPGPIMSHIVLADEINRTSPKTQSALLEAMAEHHVTTDGITREIPAPFFVMATQNPVDFDGTYHLPEAQLDRFLFKLSMGYPTQEEELQILNGVSTQINLEDVKPVMSIPELVQAQKAVSSIYVDDAIKHYIIEIIRKTRSHPHVSLGISPRGTVSFMKAVQAYALVKGRDYCLPDDVQELASYVCAHRLTLRPDTQYSGLTAGDVMKQIMADTKVPVKR; this comes from the coding sequence TTGATTCAGCTGGATCATATTAATAATAAATTAAACCAAGTATTAGAAAACATCGATCACATTGTGATTGGAAAGCGTCAGGTATCTACGTTGAGTTTGGTTGCTTTGCTTGCAGAGGGGCATATTTTGCTTGAAGATGTGCCGGGTGTGGGGAAAACGATGCTCGTGAAGGCACTGGCCAAATCAATTGATGCAGAATTTAAACGAATTCAATTCACGCCTGATTTGCTGCCATCCGACGTAACAGGCGTTTCTATCTACAGTCCGAAAGACATGGAATTTCATTTTCGTCCAGGTCCTATCATGAGCCATATTGTACTCGCTGATGAGATTAACAGGACTTCTCCTAAAACACAATCGGCGCTTTTAGAAGCAATGGCTGAGCATCATGTAACAACCGATGGTATCACCCGGGAAATTCCAGCGCCTTTTTTTGTGATGGCTACTCAAAATCCTGTTGATTTTGATGGGACCTATCATTTGCCGGAAGCGCAGCTGGATCGTTTTTTATTCAAATTAAGCATGGGATATCCTACGCAAGAAGAGGAGCTTCAAATTTTAAATGGCGTATCCACCCAGATCAATCTTGAAGATGTCAAACCCGTCATGAGCATTCCAGAATTAGTACAGGCTCAAAAAGCTGTAAGCAGTATTTATGTAGATGATGCGATCAAGCACTATATCATTGAAATCATTCGCAAAACGCGCTCTCATCCACATGTTTCGTTAGGTATTAGTCCTCGTGGGACGGTTTCATTTATGAAGGCCGTTCAAGCATATGCTTTAGTGAAGGGAAGAGATTACTGTCTTCCTGATGATGTTCAAGAGCTTGCTTCGTATGTGTGTGCACATCGATTAACGCTAAGACCTGATACCCAGTACAGCGGCTTAACAGCGGGTGATGTGATGAAGCAAATTATGGCTGATACGAAAGTACCTGTTAAAAGGTAA
- the guaA gene encoding glutamine-hydrolyzing GMP synthase: MEGMIVVLDFGSQYNQLITRRIREFGVYSELHPHTITAEEIKALNPKGIIFSGGPNSVYGENAFHCDENIFELGIPVLGICYGMQLMTHHFGGKVEGASHREYGKAAINVQNDSLMYHELPKEQVVWMSHGDLVVETPAGFEVDATSPSCPIAAMSNKEKNMYGVQFHPEVRHSVHGNHILKNFVFEVCHAEANWSIENFIEVEMDKIRETVGDRKVLCALSGGVDSSVVAVLIHKAIGDQLTCMFVDHGLLRKGEAESVMETFSEGFNMNVIKIDAKDRFLEKLNGVSDPEQKRKIIGNEFIYVFDDEAAKLKGFDFLAQGTLYTDIIESGTATAQTIKSHHNVGGLPEDMQFKLIEPLNTLFKDEVRALGSELGIPDNIVWRQPFPGPGLGIRVLGAITEEKLEIVRESDAILREEIAKADLERDIWQYFTVLPDIRSVGVMGDARTYDYTIGIRAVTSIDGMTSDWARIPWDVLEVISTRIVNEVKHINRVVYDITSKPPATIEWE; the protein is encoded by the coding sequence ATGGAAGGCATGATTGTTGTATTAGATTTTGGTAGTCAATATAACCAACTGATTACGCGTCGCATTCGCGAGTTCGGAGTATATAGTGAATTGCATCCGCACACAATTACAGCAGAAGAGATTAAAGCATTAAATCCAAAGGGAATTATTTTCTCTGGAGGCCCAAACAGTGTGTACGGTGAAAACGCATTTCACTGCGATGAAAACATTTTTGAATTAGGTATTCCTGTTTTAGGTATTTGTTATGGAATGCAATTAATGACTCATCATTTTGGCGGGAAGGTAGAAGGTGCTAGCCATCGTGAATATGGTAAAGCAGCGATTAACGTACAAAACGATTCATTAATGTACCATGAGTTGCCAAAAGAACAAGTTGTTTGGATGAGTCACGGTGATTTAGTTGTAGAAACACCTGCTGGTTTTGAAGTGGACGCAACTAGCCCATCTTGTCCAATTGCCGCAATGAGTAACAAAGAAAAGAATATGTACGGAGTACAGTTCCATCCAGAAGTTCGCCATTCAGTGCACGGTAACCATATCTTAAAGAACTTCGTGTTTGAAGTATGTCATGCTGAAGCAAACTGGTCAATCGAGAACTTCATTGAAGTTGAAATGGATAAAATCCGTGAAACAGTTGGAGATAGAAAAGTACTTTGCGCACTTAGCGGTGGAGTAGACTCTTCAGTAGTAGCTGTGTTAATTCACAAAGCAATTGGTGATCAGTTAACATGTATGTTCGTAGATCACGGTTTATTACGTAAAGGTGAAGCGGAAAGCGTAATGGAAACATTTAGCGAAGGCTTTAATATGAATGTAATTAAAATCGATGCAAAAGATCGCTTCTTAGAAAAATTAAACGGCGTATCAGATCCTGAACAAAAGCGTAAAATCATCGGTAATGAATTTATTTATGTATTCGATGACGAAGCTGCTAAATTAAAAGGGTTTGATTTCCTAGCTCAAGGTACGCTATACACAGATATTATCGAGAGTGGGACAGCTACAGCTCAAACGATCAAATCTCACCACAACGTAGGTGGATTACCGGAAGATATGCAGTTCAAACTAATCGAACCGTTAAACACGCTATTCAAAGATGAAGTACGTGCATTAGGTTCTGAATTAGGTATTCCTGACAACATCGTTTGGCGTCAACCTTTCCCAGGACCAGGTCTAGGTATTCGTGTACTTGGTGCAATTACGGAAGAGAAGTTAGAAATTGTACGTGAGTCGGATGCTATTTTACGTGAAGAGATTGCAAAAGCTGACTTAGAGCGCGATATCTGGCAATACTTTACGGTTCTTCCTGACATCCGCAGTGTAGGCGTAATGGGAGATGCTCGTACGTATGATTACACAATCGGTATTCGTGCTGTTACATCGATTGATGGTATGACTTCTGACTGGGCGCGTATTCCTTGGGATGTGCTTGAAGTTATCTCAACGCGTATTGTAAACGAAGTTAAGCATATTAACCGCGTAGTGTATGATATTACAAGTAAGCCACCTGCAACGATTGAATGGGAATAA